DNA from Candidatus Omnitrophota bacterium:
CCCGGGACTGAACACCAGGTATAAACAGGCAATAAAAAATACCGCGGTAAGCGATTTCAAGAACCTATCAGGGGGGATTTTGAAATTCAACAGGATCAAGCAGAGGAAAAGATTTAACAAACTAATTATAAGAACCGTCTGAAAGGAATTAAGATGGCGGACAAAGAAACAGGTAAACGCCAGGCCTCCGAAGATACTGCCCAGTGTTTCCCAGGCATATACCCGGCCTATTGAACGGCCCGGCTGAGAAACCGGCGAGTGGTAGATCCTGCATCCAAATGTAAACAGCCCGCCATGGGAAAAGCTTAACGGCAGGAGTATCAAAAAAGATAGGGAAAATATCCAGCCAAATCCCAGTTCTGCGCCAACAGTGATGTTCAGAATCTCTTTTAGTGTGCGGCATAAATAAAGGACAACCGGAAAACTGATTGAAAAAACAAGCAAAAGCCAGATAAATCCCTTCAACCTGTCCTTAATTTTATCTACTATCCTGCCCAGAAACAGGGCACCCGCCGCCTCCAGCGCCACCCAGTTAGCCAGAATAATTCCGACGTTAAGCTCGTTGCCCCGAAAGACTATCAACAGCTCCCGTAAAAGCAAAATCTGAGCCACCATTGCGCTCAGGCCTGATATTACTATGGCTGATATAAATGCCCGTCTCACCTGATTGACCGCTTTAATAATTAATTATTCTTTTCTTTTGCCGATATAGAATCCACCGCTGAAAAAGTCTTCAACTTTCAACTCTTTGGCTTTGAGACGCTCCCTTTTCGCTTTTCTCCTGCGTCTCCTGTGGATCTTAACCTTGGCCTTACGGTGTATGGCCATCTTAACCTCCTTGTTTATACTATACAACACCCTCTATCTTGTTTATCAATTTGCCGGTATCTTTTATTATCTCGACCGGAAGGATCTTTGTTATCTCGATCTCCCTCCGCACTGATTTCAAAAGACCGAGCAATCGTTTAATTACCGCCATTCTTTTTTTGGCGCGCGCCTCTTCAGGTTCAAACTCTTTACGTTCCCTTATTAGCTGAGTAAGCGTGGCTCTGACATCCTGCGCATCCCTGCCCGATTCAAAAACATTCTTTTTTATAAGCGCATACTCTGCCTTATCTATGTCTTTTCTCTTGCCGGCAAGGCGCAATGCGTCCACAGTCTCATATGATGGAATTTTTACAGCGGCAGCATTTTCGGAAAAGTCCTTTCTCAAACAACGCGGTTCTTCCTTCTCAAGAAAGTAATAGGACTTTAGGAGCTTCATCGCTGTTGGCTTCCTTATACCTATTTCCTTTGACGTATATGCGTCAAACTGGTTATAGCCCCATTCTTTGTAAAGTTTATCCTTCCACACCGTGTAAAGCGCCTGCCCCAGGTTTATCCACGAGGATTTGAAGTCTTTAACGTTTCTAAGCACCTGATATCTTAGAGACTTAGAATCAATTCCGGCCATCCTGCGTTTAATATTCTCGATTGACTTTGTTTTTACCCGGTTCATACGCTTTCGTTCTCCTTAATTGGATAACACCAAATAACTTAAAAGATCCACGCCCAATTTCTTAAAAAGTTCATCAAGCTTCATCATCGGCAGGCCTAATACATTGTAAAATGATCCTTCTATATTATCGAATATAAAAACCCCGGGGCCTTCTATCGAAAAACCGCCGGCCTTATCATGAGGACCGGCTATTTTCAGGAATTCATCCATTTTTTTGCGCGAAAGCCTTTTGACACGGACCTTTGATACGCTAACCCCGCTTGCTGATTTTTCTTTTTTTGCGTCTATTACGCAAAGGCCGGTATAAACAAGAATTATTTTTCCTGAAAATACCCTGAGAAGGGACCTTGCCTCTTTTTTTGTCTTTGGTTTTCCGATAAGGCGTTTTCCCGACAAAACAACAGTATCGGCACCAATAACAAAACCCTCTTTGTATCTACCCGCTATTGTTTCGGCCTTAGCCCGGGCATTATGCAGGACATTGAACTTCACTCCTTTTTCGTGATCCATCTTCTCGAGAATATTGCTTATAACAACCCTGTGTAATATCCCGCATTCTTTAAGTATCTTTGAACGCCTCTTTGAGGCTGAAGCCAATATTATTTTGTGCTTCATATATTATCTCCGCAAACCCATCCGGTAGAAAACGCTGCCTGCATGTTGTATCCGCCTGTTTTGGCATCTACATCTATTACCTCGCCCGCAAAAAAAAGCCCCTTTACAAGCTTTGATTCCATGGTCTTTGGGTTTATCTGTTTTGTATTCACGCCGCCTCTTGTAACAATACCGTCTTTGACCGGCATCACGCCTTTAACGGTCAACCTTAAACCAAATAAGCCTTTAATAAGCATTTTTCTTTCCCCGGCTGTGACCTGGCTTGCGTTTTTATCTCCGTTTATACCGCAGTACTGAAGAAACTGTCCTATTATACCCTGGGGCAGGAGGTTCTTAAATATATTTTTTATGCTTTTCCCGGGATTTGTTTTAAATTCGCGTAGTAACCTGGCATTTAGTTTTTTGTGGTCTAAGGCAGGCTTGAAGTTAACGGATATTACCGTGTCGTTTTTGAGCTCTAGGGCATCGCAGACCGAGGCGCTTATATCAAGGACAACAGGGCCCGATAAACCAAAATGAGTAAACAGCATCTCGCCAAATCTTTCACTTATTTTTTTCCCGCCGCTAAAAAGCGTTAAACGCACATTCCTAAGCGATATACCCTGCCAGTTTGTTATAAATTTTTCTTTGACGAGAACGGGAGAAAGAGCCGGTTTTAAAGATATAATCTCATGACCGAGCCTTTCAGCGATCTTATATCCGTCGCCTGTCGAGCCTGTCTGGGGGCAGGAAAGTCCGCCTGTGGCAATAGCGGCGCGCGTTGTTAAAAAACGTTTACCGGAATGGGTTAAAATACCTTCTATTTTCTTATCCTTTCTAATGATCTGGCGCACGCGCTGGCCTGAAAGGACCTTAATGTTTTTGTCTTTTAATTTTGCTCTTAAGACATTTAAGACATCGTCTGCCCTGTCGCTTTCCGGAAATATGCGTCCACCCCGCTCTGTTTTAAGTTTAAGACGGGCGTCTTCAAAAAACGACATAAGACCGGTGTTAAAAAACCTCGCGAAGGCATTTCTCAGGAAAACTCCCGATTCGGAAAATTTCCCGAGAAAATCTTCAATACCGCAGGAATTTGTAAGGTTACACCTGCCTTTCCCTGAGATAAGAAGTTTTTTCCCGGGAATATTGTTTCGTTCAACAAGAAGAACTTTTTTGTTTCTTTCTGCGGCGCGGATCGCGGCCATCATGCCGGCCGGCCCTGCCCCAATTATAACTGCATTGAATCGTTCCATAAACAAAACACTCCTAATTCGAATTCCGGAATTCCCGGAATTATAACACTGTCCTCATTTGATAATAATAGCACTTTTCCCGGTGAATTTACAGCCTTTTTCCGCTCCGCTATAAAACTATCTTTATTTTCTGCGCTCAGAATAGTATAATAACCTTCATGGAACGGAAAATATATTTGGCCCCCATGTCCGGCGTAACAGACCTCGCCTTCAGGCTTATAAGCCGCAAATTAGGCGCCTCGCATTGTTTCTTCGAAATGCTCGACGCAAAATCAATGCTTTACAACTCTTCAAAAAGCAAGCGCCTGCTGAAAACCCTCAAGAAAGACGCGCCCCTGGCCGCGCAATTGGTAGGCGCGGACCCTTCGGTAATGCTTGATGCCGCCGAACAACTTTTAAACTTTGTCGATATATCTTTTTTGGATATAAACAGCGCTTGTCCGGCAAAAAAAATAACACACAAAGGCGCCGGGGCAGCCCTGTTAAAAAACACAGTCATGCTCGGTAAAATCATCAAAAAACTATCTTCCAAACTGCAAATTCCGGTTACGGTCAAGTTAAGAACCGGCTTTAACAAAAAAGATGTCACAGAAGCTGTTAGAATCGCCAAAATATGCCAGGCAAACGGCGCTTCGATCGTCTTTATGCACGGCAGAACAAAATCACAGGGTTATTCCGGCGATATCGACTATGAATCGATAAAGGCCGTGAAAACCGCCTTAAAGATACCTGTGTTCGGAAGCGGAAACATACTTAACCCTTTGATGGCTAAGAAAATGTTTGAAGAAACAGGGTGCGACGGGATCCTGGTAGCCAGGGGCGCGCTCGGCAATCCCTGGATATTCAAAAATATCGAGAATCATCTGAAAAACGGCCGGCCCGCTAAAACTCCGAGCCTGCCCAAAAAGAAAAAGATCCTTAAAAAGCATCTTGCTTATATAAAAAAATATAAAGACCTACCAGACATCAATAAGATAGGGTTTATGAGAAAGGTAACGATGTGGTATTTAAAAGGTATCTTTAACGCTGCAAGTGTCCGCGGACAAATATGCAGAGCAGGCTCATATAAAGAATTGATTAATCTAATAAACCGCGCAGGTGGATTTCTGTAAAGTCAATCTTACCTGCACAAATAGAAAAAAGGGCAATGGCGGCAGTTATTTTCGTTTTCGCGGTCCGCTGTAAACGGCTTTTTAGGATTTACTATCTCGTGCAGTATAAAATCAAGCGCCTTCATATAAATATCCATTGATTTTTCTATATCTGCCTTTTCCTCAAATAAGTAAGCCAGCTTAAGGTTTCTTAAGCCATAGAGCGCTGCGTTTAAAATCTCTTTTTTGCGTTTTTTCTTCTCGAAATAATAATACAAAGGCAGTTGAAACGATTTTATCCCGTCCCTTATGGATTCTCTGTTTAACTCAA
Protein-coding regions in this window:
- a CDS encoding Maf family protein; translated protein: MKHKIILASASKRRSKILKECGILHRVVISNILEKMDHEKGVKFNVLHNARAKAETIAGRYKEGFVIGADTVVLSGKRLIGKPKTKKEARSLLRVFSGKIILVYTGLCVIDAKKEKSASGVSVSKVRVKRLSRKKMDEFLKIAGPHDKAGGFSIEGPGVFIFDNIEGSFYNVLGLPMMKLDELFKKLGVDLLSYLVLSN
- a CDS encoding NAD(P)/FAD-dependent oxidoreductase, translated to MERFNAVIIGAGPAGMMAAIRAAERNKKVLLVERNNIPGKKLLISGKGRCNLTNSCGIEDFLGKFSESGVFLRNAFARFFNTGLMSFFEDARLKLKTERGGRIFPESDRADDVLNVLRAKLKDKNIKVLSGQRVRQIIRKDKKIEGILTHSGKRFLTTRAAIATGGLSCPQTGSTGDGYKIAERLGHEIISLKPALSPVLVKEKFITNWQGISLRNVRLTLFSGGKKISERFGEMLFTHFGLSGPVVLDISASVCDALELKNDTVISVNFKPALDHKKLNARLLREFKTNPGKSIKNIFKNLLPQGIIGQFLQYCGINGDKNASQVTAGERKMLIKGLFGLRLTVKGVMPVKDGIVTRGGVNTKQINPKTMESKLVKGLFFAGEVIDVDAKTGGYNMQAAFSTGWVCGDNI
- the dusB gene encoding tRNA dihydrouridine synthase DusB — encoded protein: MERKIYLAPMSGVTDLAFRLISRKLGASHCFFEMLDAKSMLYNSSKSKRLLKTLKKDAPLAAQLVGADPSVMLDAAEQLLNFVDISFLDINSACPAKKITHKGAGAALLKNTVMLGKIIKKLSSKLQIPVTVKLRTGFNKKDVTEAVRIAKICQANGASIVFMHGRTKSQGYSGDIDYESIKAVKTALKIPVFGSGNILNPLMAKKMFEETGCDGILVARGALGNPWIFKNIENHLKNGRPAKTPSLPKKKKILKKHLAYIKKYKDLPDINKIGFMRKVTMWYLKGIFNAASVRGQICRAGSYKELINLINRAGGFL